One Macrobrachium rosenbergii isolate ZJJX-2024 chromosome 10, ASM4041242v1, whole genome shotgun sequence DNA window includes the following coding sequences:
- the LOC136843002 gene encoding uncharacterized protein, with protein sequence MKVERDAEKEGILPSTLIARSIVAKGSNFQTFMACPYFSIERFDPDTDFLEGFLCSRSSWISWPLAFLLQGVFDDLADDPALPVRFRNWNTTLRLKGTSPSRIVEKVIERRSPQPSPSTSPIPDQQQHPGTCCNTHAIGHRSPVRQRCRAHNAANCGCESPVKPKTASVSPSKRNGSTSPSKAVGSQANGKC encoded by the exons ATGAAAGTGGAGCGAGATGCCGAGAAGGAAGGTATTCTACCCAGTACCCTTATAGCTCGGAGTATTGTGGCTAAGG gttccaactttcaGACTTTTATGGCTTGCCCTtacttttcaattgaaagattcgatcctgat ACGGATTTTTTAGAAGGATTCCTATGTTCCAGATCATCCTGGATTTCGTGGCCCCTGGCTTTCCTCCTGCAGGGCGTCTTCGACGACCTGGCTGACGACCCAGCCCTTCCTGTCAG GTTCCGCAACTGGAATACGACCCTGAGACTAAAGGGAACCTCCCCATCGCGAATCGTCGAAAAGGTCATCGAACGGAGGTCGCCTCAGCCTTCGCCCAGCACCTCGCCGATCCCAGACCAGCAGCAGCATCCCGGAACCTGCTGCAACACCCATGCCATAGGGCATCGGTCTCCCGTCCGACAGCGCTGCCGAGCCCACAACGCGGCAAACTGCGGCTGCGAGTCTCCAGTCAAGCCGAAGACAGCTTCCGTCTCCCCGAGCAAGAGGAATGGATCTACGTCGCCTAGCAAAGCCGTTGGCTCGCAAGCCAACGGGAAATGTTAG